The following proteins come from a genomic window of Rhizobium sp. 007:
- the maiA gene encoding maleylacetoacetate isomerase gives MASDTVLFDYWRSSASYRVRIALNMLAIPYRSVPVDLLASQHKQAAHLARNPQGLVPVLAIDDEMLTQSLAIIEYLSETRPNAGLLPSDALGRQRVRALSYAIAMDIHPICNLSVVSHVMQQSDDPNAARLAWMGKFIREGLDAFERMLKAPEAGEFCHADQPTMADLCLVPQIYNARRWNVDLSAYPRATAIAERCERLRAFAAAHPDRAAASNSPAE, from the coding sequence ATGGCGAGCGATACCGTTCTTTTCGACTACTGGCGCTCTTCGGCAAGCTATCGCGTCCGGATCGCACTCAACATGCTGGCGATCCCTTATCGGTCTGTTCCCGTCGATCTCCTGGCAAGCCAACACAAGCAGGCGGCTCATCTCGCGCGAAATCCCCAGGGTTTGGTTCCCGTGCTTGCCATCGACGACGAGATGCTGACGCAGTCGCTCGCCATCATCGAGTATCTTTCGGAAACGCGGCCGAACGCAGGCCTGCTGCCCTCGGATGCTTTGGGTCGCCAGCGCGTCAGGGCGCTTTCTTATGCCATCGCAATGGACATACATCCTATCTGCAATCTGAGCGTCGTTTCCCACGTCATGCAGCAATCGGACGATCCGAACGCTGCCCGGCTGGCATGGATGGGCAAATTCATCCGCGAGGGTCTTGACGCCTTTGAGCGTATGCTGAAGGCGCCGGAAGCTGGTGAGTTCTGCCATGCAGATCAGCCCACCATGGCTGACCTTTGCCTCGTGCCGCAGATCTACAATGCTCGGCGATGGAACGTCGATCTTTCCGCCTACCCGCGCGCGACGGCCATCGCAGAGAGATGCGAAAGGCTGCGTGCGTTTGCTGCGGCTCATCCCGATCGGGCGGCGGCCTCGAACTCTCCGGCCGAATAG
- a CDS encoding lytic transglycosylase domain-containing protein, translating to MAAAFIASFFGSHRAHSQPEWSAAPPACLYSLEASARGPALCVRKESFSADICTAIDHFARANRLPPDYFARLIWRESRFRPDALSPKGAEGIAQFMPGTAKLRGLENSYDALSALQASAAYLNELRSRFGNLGLAAAAYNAGENGLSSFLEHGTLPFETRSYVTAITAHSVEEWKNSPPDKAALELDKDKTFLEACTALAESRRLKNAPWQTEGEWAPWGAQLAAHFDPAAARSLFLEDVRKLPAPLNAEKPLILRQRDRSFGYRPRYVARAARQTRAEANEVCTEVRKRGGVCLVFKNE from the coding sequence ATCGCAGCTGCGTTCATTGCCAGTTTTTTTGGCAGCCACCGTGCGCATTCCCAGCCCGAATGGAGTGCTGCGCCGCCGGCATGTCTTTATTCTCTAGAGGCTTCGGCACGCGGGCCGGCCCTTTGCGTCAGAAAGGAGAGCTTCAGCGCCGACATCTGCACGGCCATCGATCATTTTGCGCGCGCTAACCGACTTCCTCCTGATTATTTTGCACGGCTCATCTGGCGGGAAAGCCGTTTCCGCCCCGATGCGCTAAGTCCGAAAGGCGCTGAAGGGATCGCCCAATTCATGCCGGGCACTGCCAAGCTGCGCGGCTTGGAAAACAGTTATGATGCGCTGAGCGCGCTGCAGGCATCGGCGGCCTATCTTAATGAGCTGCGTAGCCGTTTCGGTAACCTGGGGCTTGCGGCGGCGGCCTATAATGCCGGCGAAAACGGTCTTTCGTCATTCCTCGAACATGGCACGTTGCCTTTCGAAACACGAAGTTATGTCACGGCGATAACCGCACACAGCGTTGAAGAATGGAAAAACAGCCCACCCGACAAAGCAGCACTTGAACTCGACAAGGACAAGACCTTCCTGGAGGCTTGCACCGCTCTTGCCGAAAGCCGCCGTTTAAAAAATGCGCCTTGGCAGACCGAAGGCGAGTGGGCGCCCTGGGGCGCGCAACTCGCAGCGCACTTCGATCCTGCGGCGGCACGCAGTCTTTTCCTGGAAGACGTTCGCAAGTTGCCGGCGCCTCTGAACGCCGAGAAACCGCTGATTTTACGCCAACGTGACCGCAGCTTCGGTTACCGGCCGCGCTATGTCGCTCGCGCTGCGCGCCAAACGAGGGCGGAGGCAAATGAGGTCTGCACCGAGGTGCGCAAGCGCGGCGGCGTCTGCCTGGTATTCAAGAATGAATAA
- a CDS encoding LysR substrate-binding domain-containing protein: MFNRLPPLNSLRAFEAAARRGSVSAAARELNVTHGAVSHQIKALEAVFGTPLFERNGKRLKLTPQAALLLPALTHAFENIAAATALVTRPSTSGSLRISCVPALLSFWLIPRMHQFSEQFPDISLTLVASNDPELLYSPDIDVCILYGDGTWLDCWARLWSNLQLFPVVSPTLMNSRAVRSVRDLRDHVLLHGDDGREWNTWLAAADALDMPRGRQHFMSDARLSTEAALSGQGVALGDTITAGSLIAQGELVVPFDLSVPASDAFYVACRNEVRSAPIVKVFVDWFFSALESDRGAELQASARRAIRGRGRVDALAAAESFTPVSRARAASQRPIKRRLKS, encoded by the coding sequence ATGTTCAACCGACTGCCGCCTCTGAATTCTCTGCGTGCTTTCGAGGCAGCTGCCCGCCGGGGCTCGGTCTCGGCGGCTGCGCGCGAGCTCAATGTTACCCATGGTGCCGTCAGCCATCAGATCAAGGCGCTGGAGGCGGTCTTCGGCACGCCGCTCTTTGAGCGCAATGGCAAACGGCTGAAGCTTACCCCGCAGGCTGCCCTGCTGTTGCCGGCTCTGACACATGCATTCGAGAACATTGCGGCGGCAACGGCCCTAGTGACCCGCCCGTCGACAAGCGGGAGTCTTAGAATTTCATGCGTTCCGGCTTTGCTGTCGTTCTGGCTGATCCCGCGCATGCACCAGTTCAGCGAACAGTTCCCCGATATCAGCCTGACGCTCGTCGCCTCCAATGATCCTGAGCTGCTTTACTCGCCGGATATCGATGTCTGTATTCTCTATGGTGATGGGACCTGGCTTGACTGCTGGGCGCGTCTTTGGAGCAACCTGCAGCTTTTTCCGGTCGTCAGCCCAACACTGATGAACAGCCGGGCAGTGCGTTCGGTGCGCGATCTGCGCGACCATGTTCTGCTTCACGGCGACGATGGACGCGAATGGAACACGTGGCTGGCGGCAGCTGACGCGCTGGACATGCCGCGGGGCAGGCAGCACTTCATGAGCGATGCGCGGCTTTCGACGGAAGCGGCCTTGAGCGGGCAGGGGGTCGCACTTGGCGATACGATTACGGCCGGTAGCCTGATTGCTCAAGGCGAACTCGTCGTCCCCTTCGACCTCTCCGTTCCGGCCAGTGATGCCTTTTATGTCGCCTGCCGAAACGAAGTGCGCTCCGCGCCGATCGTCAAGGTCTTTGTCGACTGGTTCTTCTCAGCGCTCGAAAGCGACCGCGGAGCAGAACTGCAGGCGTCCGCCCGGCGTGCGATCCGCGGGCGCGGACGCGTCGACGCCCTGGCGGCGGCTGAAAGCTTCACGCCTGTCTCCCGCGCCCGCGCTGCGTCACAACGGCCCATCAAGCGCCGTTTGAAATCCTGA
- a CDS encoding ABC transporter permease: protein MNTLLRRLYFSLIGLFLAAPMIVVAGVSVNAKQSLTFPPQGFSLGWYGEIFTNPEWRNALFASLTLAVLSAALAVLIALPLAWFLWRRIAPWANIFQLLGVAPFTLPPVITALGLLTFWATTGFYGAPWTAVISHAIFFVTLPLVTLSLGFTAIDRSFVEAAATMGANERTIFTTVVLPLIRPYLISGYAFAFVLSLNEYIVAYMTVGFTMETLPIKIFNALRYGYTPTMASVTVLFVAIAALVFGVIARFGDLPKLLGAMAAEN, encoded by the coding sequence ATGAACACGCTGCTCCGCCGTCTTTATTTTTCGCTCATCGGACTTTTCCTGGCGGCACCCATGATCGTCGTTGCCGGGGTATCCGTAAATGCGAAACAGAGCCTCACTTTCCCGCCCCAAGGCTTTTCGCTTGGCTGGTACGGTGAGATATTCACCAATCCGGAATGGCGCAACGCGCTTTTTGCTTCGCTGACGCTTGCGGTTCTGTCCGCAGCACTTGCAGTGCTCATTGCTTTGCCGCTTGCCTGGTTCTTGTGGCGGAGAATTGCGCCATGGGCGAACATCTTCCAGCTTTTGGGCGTCGCGCCTTTCACCCTGCCACCCGTCATTACCGCACTCGGCCTTTTGACTTTCTGGGCAACGACCGGCTTTTACGGCGCACCGTGGACCGCTGTGATCAGCCACGCGATCTTCTTCGTCACATTGCCACTGGTGACGCTGTCGCTCGGCTTCACCGCAATCGATCGCTCCTTCGTCGAAGCGGCGGCGACGATGGGGGCGAATGAGAGGACGATATTTACGACGGTCGTCTTGCCGCTGATCCGGCCCTACCTGATTTCGGGTTACGCCTTTGCGTTTGTGCTTTCGCTGAACGAATACATCGTCGCCTACATGACTGTCGGCTTTACCATGGAAACCTTGCCGATCAAGATCTTCAACGCGCTGCGCTATGGCTATACGCCGACCATGGCTTCGGTGACGGTCCTCTTTGTCGCAATCGCAGCGCTCGTCTTCGGCGTCATCGCGCGCTTCGGCGATCTTCCGAAGTTGCTGGGTGCGATGGCGGCAGAAAATTAA
- a CDS encoding ABC transporter substrate-binding protein, whose amino-acid sequence MLDKAVSRRNLLASGLAATSMLAMPSILRAQDKSLKVGVYGGYFKDSFDKNVFPEFTKATGIAVESVAEPTGEAWLVQLEQAAKAGQAPADLSMMSQVAMLKGQATELWTPIDTAKLKNASGLIDRFVNKYPDGRVAGVGAVAWYITLVTNTDVFKEAPTSWNALWDPANADKLGLLALVSNSFLLEVTAKTHFGGTNALDTEEGLLKAFEKLAEVKPNVRLWYRDEAQFEQALKSGEIPMGQYYHDVTGLAAADGFPVRSTFPKEGGIQDSGCWALSRASKKAEEAHIFIDYMCQPAIQALMSRKVGTAPTIKRELLDLTDKEFAGVASDIEPITPRYDLYQTKSDWLNQKWTELIVG is encoded by the coding sequence ATTCTCGACAAGGCGGTCAGCCGCCGAAACCTGCTGGCAAGCGGCCTCGCCGCCACCAGCATGCTCGCCATGCCCTCCATTCTGCGCGCGCAGGACAAGTCGCTGAAGGTCGGCGTCTATGGCGGCTATTTCAAGGATTCGTTCGACAAGAACGTCTTCCCGGAATTCACCAAGGCAACCGGCATTGCCGTCGAATCGGTGGCCGAACCGACGGGCGAGGCCTGGCTGGTGCAGCTGGAGCAGGCTGCCAAGGCCGGCCAGGCGCCTGCCGACCTTTCGATGATGTCGCAGGTCGCAATGCTCAAGGGCCAGGCGACCGAACTGTGGACGCCGATCGACACAGCAAAGCTCAAGAACGCCTCCGGCCTTATCGACCGCTTCGTCAACAAGTATCCGGATGGCCGTGTTGCCGGCGTCGGGGCCGTTGCGTGGTACATCACGCTCGTCACCAATACCGACGTCTTTAAAGAAGCGCCGACCTCCTGGAACGCCCTGTGGGATCCGGCAAATGCCGACAAACTCGGTTTGCTTGCCCTTGTTTCCAACTCGTTCCTGCTGGAAGTGACGGCCAAGACGCATTTTGGCGGCACGAACGCACTCGATACGGAAGAGGGTCTCCTGAAGGCGTTCGAAAAGCTTGCCGAGGTGAAGCCGAATGTCCGCCTGTGGTATCGCGACGAGGCACAGTTCGAGCAGGCGCTGAAGTCCGGTGAGATCCCGATGGGACAGTATTATCACGACGTCACCGGCCTTGCGGCCGCCGATGGTTTCCCCGTCCGCTCGACTTTCCCTAAGGAAGGCGGCATCCAGGATTCCGGCTGCTGGGCGTTGTCGCGTGCCTCCAAGAAGGCGGAAGAGGCACATATCTTCATCGACTACATGTGCCAGCCGGCGATCCAGGCACTGATGTCGCGCAAGGTAGGCACCGCGCCAACGATCAAGCGCGAGTTGCTTGACCTGACCGACAAGGAGTTTGCAGGCGTCGCCTCCGACATCGAGCCGATTACGCCGCGCTACGATCTTTATCAGACCAAGTCCGATTGGCTGAACCAGAAGTGGACGGAACTCATCGTCGGTTGA
- the speB gene encoding agmatinase → MVWNQTKLEELRAKFADSHGGEIFDPDFRKVADKIFSKSGTRLAPYAGVPTFLSAPYMQVAADEPDFGNLQVAITGVPMDLGVTNRPGSRFGPRALRAIERIGPYNHVLGTAPLFDLRAADIGDVPFQSRYRLELSHDDIEKRIGQIVDAGVAPLCVGGDHSMTHPILKAVGKKQPVGMIHIDAHCDTGGAFDQTKFHHGGPFRNAVLDGVLDPTRTVQIGIRGSAEYLWEFSYESGMTVIHAEEVTGMGMSAIIERAKQIVGDAPTYLSFDVDSLDPSFAPGTGTPEVGGLTTREVLQLIRGLKGINLVGGDVVEVAPQYDATTNTAHAGAQVLFEILSLMVFSPSIGGKGE, encoded by the coding sequence ATGGTCTGGAACCAGACGAAGCTCGAAGAACTGCGCGCAAAATTTGCCGACAGCCACGGCGGCGAGATATTCGATCCTGACTTTCGCAAGGTAGCCGACAAGATCTTTTCAAAAAGCGGCACGCGCCTTGCGCCCTATGCCGGCGTTCCGACATTCCTCAGCGCGCCCTATATGCAGGTTGCCGCCGACGAGCCGGATTTCGGCAATCTGCAGGTCGCAATCACCGGCGTTCCGATGGATCTCGGCGTCACCAACCGTCCGGGATCGCGCTTCGGACCGCGTGCACTGCGCGCAATCGAACGCATTGGTCCTTATAACCATGTGCTGGGCACGGCGCCGCTGTTTGATTTGCGCGCAGCCGATATCGGCGACGTCCCCTTCCAGAGCCGTTACCGGCTGGAGCTCAGCCATGACGACATCGAAAAACGCATCGGCCAGATCGTCGATGCAGGCGTCGCACCGCTTTGCGTCGGCGGCGATCACTCGATGACTCACCCGATCCTCAAGGCAGTCGGCAAGAAGCAGCCGGTCGGCATGATCCACATCGATGCGCATTGTGATACCGGCGGCGCCTTCGACCAGACAAAATTCCACCACGGCGGTCCATTCCGCAATGCCGTTCTCGATGGCGTGCTCGATCCGACACGCACGGTGCAGATCGGCATCCGCGGTTCGGCAGAATATCTCTGGGAGTTTTCCTACGAATCCGGAATGACCGTGATCCACGCCGAGGAGGTGACAGGCATGGGCATGTCCGCGATCATCGAGAGGGCAAAGCAAATCGTCGGCGACGCGCCGACCTATCTCTCCTTCGACGTCGACAGCCTCGACCCGAGCTTTGCGCCCGGCACCGGCACGCCGGAAGTCGGCGGCTTGACGACGCGGGAAGTTCTGCAATTGATCCGCGGCCTGAAAGGGATCAATCTTGTCGGCGGAGATGTTGTCGAGGTGGCCCCGCAATATGACGCGACGACGAATACCGCCCATGCCGGCGCCCAGGTCTTGTTCGAAATCCTGAGCCTGATGGTCTTCAGCCCGTCCATCGGCGGCAAGGGCGAGTAA
- a CDS encoding aminotransferase has product MPLAHPNPLVARLSPPPIPSVLAWAGDYDGAKGPLIDLSQAVPGYPAHPEMLRLLGEAAASPAMTSYGPIEGEEVLRKAYATHVSAVYGASVSAANIHITSGCNQAFMCSTIALAKSGETMALTNPFYFNHDTTLSMLGIGRVLVDCDAAKGFLPSLVSAEEALLSGARGLAVVSPNNPTGAVYPPALLRELFQLCQKYGAWLILDETYRDFLPTDAGAPHDLLSIEGWEETLILLYSFSKSFCIPGHRLGAITAGPRIVGEITKIMDNMQICAPRAAQVAVAAALPILAEWRVANRLEISRRADALKAVMAATDGWSIAAVGAYFAFIRHPYGNTPSAEVAERLAKDAGVICIPGSYFGEGQENYLRLAFANADVGVISQLRGRLR; this is encoded by the coding sequence ATGCCGCTTGCTCATCCAAATCCGCTCGTCGCCCGTCTGTCACCGCCGCCCATTCCCTCCGTACTTGCCTGGGCCGGTGACTATGATGGTGCCAAAGGGCCGCTGATTGATCTGTCCCAAGCTGTACCCGGCTATCCGGCGCATCCCGAAATGCTGCGGCTCCTCGGCGAGGCGGCCGCCTCCCCGGCCATGACCAGCTATGGGCCGATCGAGGGGGAGGAGGTGCTCAGGAAGGCTTATGCGACACATGTGTCGGCGGTCTATGGCGCGAGCGTTTCTGCCGCCAACATCCATATTACCTCCGGCTGCAACCAGGCCTTCATGTGCAGCACCATCGCGCTTGCCAAGTCGGGCGAGACGATGGCGCTCACCAATCCCTTCTATTTCAACCACGATACCACGCTTTCGATGCTGGGGATCGGACGTGTTCTCGTCGATTGTGATGCCGCAAAAGGCTTCCTGCCGAGCCTGGTATCGGCAGAAGAGGCCCTGTTGTCGGGAGCGCGTGGCCTTGCCGTCGTTTCGCCGAACAATCCGACCGGTGCTGTCTATCCGCCGGCGCTGCTTCGCGAACTCTTTCAGCTCTGCCAAAAATATGGAGCGTGGCTGATCCTGGACGAAACCTATCGGGACTTTCTGCCGACCGATGCCGGAGCGCCGCACGACCTGCTCTCCATCGAGGGCTGGGAAGAGACGCTCATCCTCCTCTACAGTTTTTCCAAATCCTTCTGTATTCCGGGACATCGATTGGGGGCGATCACAGCAGGTCCGCGCATCGTCGGCGAGATCACCAAGATCATGGACAACATGCAGATTTGCGCCCCGCGGGCGGCTCAGGTCGCCGTAGCGGCAGCGCTTCCGATTCTGGCGGAATGGCGCGTGGCAAATCGGCTGGAGATCTCCCGCCGCGCCGATGCGCTGAAAGCGGTCATGGCAGCAACGGACGGCTGGTCGATCGCCGCCGTCGGCGCCTACTTTGCCTTCATCCGGCATCCTTACGGCAACACACCTTCCGCCGAGGTGGCGGAAAGGCTGGCGAAGGATGCTGGAGTGATCTGTATCCCCGGAAGCTATTTCGGCGAGGGACAGGAGAATTATCTCCGGCTTGCCTTCGCCAATGCCGATGTTGGCGTGATCTCGCAGTTGCGCGGCCGTCTGCGATAG
- a CDS encoding ABC transporter ATP-binding protein: MSGLTLNNITKKFGAFTAVDNVQLNVPHGTFVCLLGPSGCGKTTLLRMIAGLDMPTSGAIVLDGNDITAVPTHKRDLGMVFQSLALFPHLTVGENIAYPLRIRGTAKEAQTKRVDELLSLIHLPGYADRPVNKLSGGQRQRVAIARALTISPKLFLLDEPLSALDAKLREAMQVELRQLQQTLGITTIVVTHDQREAMTMADTVVVMNSGELRQAASPIEIYRRPADRFVADFIGSTNLLTTEADSAGRATVFGKVIEGVLLPPGLNRATISVRPEDVHLTAPGGDTIAGKVTFIRDLGGTIETFLDLSGTQVVAVSTPRERPAVTVGQEVGVKLSPEVCVVLQK; encoded by the coding sequence ATGTCCGGACTGACACTCAACAATATCACCAAAAAATTCGGCGCCTTCACCGCCGTCGACAATGTGCAGCTCAACGTTCCGCATGGCACGTTCGTCTGCCTGCTCGGACCCTCGGGCTGCGGGAAGACAACGCTGCTGCGCATGATAGCCGGTCTCGACATGCCGACGAGCGGCGCCATTGTGCTCGACGGCAACGACATTACGGCCGTCCCGACACACAAGCGCGATCTGGGGATGGTGTTTCAGTCCCTCGCGCTTTTCCCTCACCTGACCGTCGGCGAGAACATCGCTTATCCGCTGCGGATCCGTGGCACGGCCAAGGAAGCCCAGACGAAGCGTGTCGATGAGCTGCTGTCGCTGATCCATTTGCCCGGCTATGCAGACCGGCCGGTGAACAAGCTTTCCGGCGGCCAGCGCCAGCGTGTCGCAATTGCCCGTGCACTGACGATTTCGCCGAAGCTCTTCCTGCTCGACGAACCCCTGTCGGCCCTCGATGCAAAACTGCGCGAGGCGATGCAGGTGGAACTCCGGCAGCTGCAGCAGACGCTTGGCATCACGACGATCGTCGTGACCCACGACCAGCGCGAAGCAATGACGATGGCAGATACCGTCGTCGTCATGAACAGTGGCGAACTGCGCCAGGCAGCAAGCCCGATCGAGATCTACCGCCGTCCCGCCGACCGCTTCGTCGCCGATTTCATCGGCTCGACCAACCTGCTCACGACAGAAGCCGACAGCGCCGGCCGCGCAACGGTCTTCGGCAAGGTCATCGAAGGCGTTCTGCTTCCTCCCGGCCTTAACAGGGCAACGATCTCGGTGCGGCCGGAGGACGTGCATCTGACAGCGCCGGGCGGCGACACTATTGCTGGCAAGGTAACCTTCATTCGCGATCTCGGCGGCACGATCGAGACCTTCCTCGATCTATCCGGAACACAGGTCGTCGCCGTTTCGACACCGCGCGAAAGGCCGGCCGTCACCGTGGGCCAGGAGGTTGGCGTCAAGCTCTCGCCGGAAGTCTGCGTGGTACTGCAGAAATGA
- a CDS encoding zinc ribbon domain-containing protein has product MQGRSRHTSQTCSACAAVDRESRESQASFRCCQCGLRARADHNAAINILRRNTASMIVEEGQPLSVEAITIGGASRPLGNPPLASGGRC; this is encoded by the coding sequence GTGCAAGGTCGATCCCGCCACACCTCGCAGACCTGTTCGGCCTGCGCAGCCGTGGACAGGGAAAGCCGCGAAAGCCAAGCGTCTTTCCGCTGTTGCCAATGCGGCTTGCGCGCCCGTGCCGACCACAATGCTGCAATCAACATCCTGCGTCGGAACACGGCGTCTATGATCGTGGAGGAAGGGCAGCCGCTCTCCGTTGAAGCGATAACGATCGGCGGAGCTTCGCGCCCCCTCGGAAATCCCCCGCTTGCAAGCGGGGGAAGATGTTAA
- a CDS encoding fumarylacetoacetate hydrolase family protein, whose translation MKLATLKDSTRDGRLVVVSKDLSQCSDVGHIARTLQAALDDWAYAAPRLAAVAEGLETGAQPAMRFHEHDAASPLPRAYQWADGSAYVNHVELVRKARNAEMPATFWTEPLMYQGGSDSFLGPRDAIVMADESYGIDMEAEIAVIVDDVPMGSTVDEARSAIRLVMLVNDVSLRGLIPAELAKGFGFFLSKPSSAFSPVAVTIDELGDAWDGGKLHLPLLVDLNGQPFGRANAGLDMTFDFGELIAHAAKTRPLGAGTIIGSGTVSNKLEDGPGKPIPEGGAGYSCIAEIRMIETIGTGAAATPFMRFGDTVRIEMKDVHGRSIFGAIEQVVARYERQ comes from the coding sequence ATGAAGCTTGCAACGCTCAAGGACTCCACCCGAGATGGCCGCCTGGTCGTCGTCTCCAAAGACCTCAGCCAATGCTCCGATGTGGGCCATATCGCCCGGACGCTTCAGGCCGCGCTCGACGACTGGGCATACGCTGCGCCACGCCTAGCCGCAGTTGCAGAGGGTCTGGAAACCGGCGCGCAGCCAGCCATGCGATTTCACGAGCACGATGCCGCGTCGCCGCTCCCGCGCGCTTATCAATGGGCGGATGGTTCAGCTTACGTCAACCACGTCGAGCTGGTTCGCAAGGCGCGCAACGCCGAGATGCCGGCAACCTTCTGGACCGAGCCTTTGATGTATCAAGGGGGCTCCGACAGCTTTCTTGGGCCGCGCGACGCCATTGTGATGGCGGACGAATCCTATGGTATCGACATGGAAGCAGAGATCGCCGTCATCGTCGATGACGTGCCAATGGGCTCCACGGTCGACGAAGCGCGTAGCGCCATCCGGCTCGTCATGCTCGTCAACGATGTTTCCCTGCGCGGATTGATCCCGGCCGAACTTGCAAAAGGCTTTGGATTCTTCCTGTCAAAACCCTCCTCTGCGTTCTCGCCGGTTGCGGTGACGATAGACGAGCTTGGTGACGCCTGGGATGGCGGCAAACTGCATCTGCCGCTCCTCGTCGACCTCAACGGCCAGCCCTTCGGGCGCGCTAATGCCGGTCTCGACATGACATTCGATTTCGGTGAGCTCATCGCCCACGCTGCCAAGACCCGACCGCTCGGCGCCGGCACCATCATCGGCTCCGGGACGGTCTCCAACAAGCTGGAGGACGGGCCGGGTAAACCGATCCCCGAAGGCGGCGCCGGCTATTCCTGCATCGCTGAGATCCGCATGATCGAAACGATCGGGACCGGCGCGGCTGCAACACCCTTCATGAGGTTCGGCGATACGGTCCGCATCGAGATGAAGGATGTGCATGGGCGCTCGATCTTTGGAGCCATCGAGCAGGTCGTTGCGAGATACGAAAGGCAGTGA
- a CDS encoding ABC transporter permease has protein sequence MRREPPQKIADYWPLAFPAGMLTVFFVIPFATMIAVSFFQRQQGGFYTPAFVFDNYARFVSLFFGRVLGFSLMLAIAVAICCIVLGIPFTYLLTRMGRKAQVIWLVAMLAILSLSEVIIGFAWSTLFSRTAGITNLLVMAGLMQQPVALTPSFGAVLAGMVYQALPYTILILYPALVRLDPTLTEAARTLGASPVKAFFTVVLPTLRNTIIATLIMVFIFALGSYLLPQILGRPSHWTLSVLITDQAVYQSNMPFAAAMAVFLVLVTLAMVGLTVLIGRKGDAA, from the coding sequence ATGAGGCGTGAACCACCACAAAAAATTGCCGATTACTGGCCGCTTGCCTTCCCGGCCGGAATGCTGACGGTCTTCTTCGTCATTCCTTTCGCAACGATGATTGCCGTCAGCTTTTTCCAGCGGCAGCAGGGCGGCTTTTACACGCCGGCCTTCGTATTCGACAATTACGCCCGCTTCGTCAGTCTGTTTTTCGGCAGGGTGCTGGGCTTTTCGCTGATGCTTGCAATCGCCGTCGCGATCTGCTGCATCGTGCTTGGCATTCCATTCACCTATCTGCTGACGCGCATGGGACGCAAAGCTCAGGTGATTTGGCTGGTGGCGATGCTGGCGATCCTTTCGCTCTCCGAAGTCATCATCGGCTTTGCGTGGTCGACGTTGTTCTCACGCACCGCCGGCATCACCAATCTGCTTGTCATGGCAGGCCTCATGCAGCAGCCCGTGGCTCTGACGCCGAGCTTCGGCGCAGTGCTGGCCGGCATGGTCTATCAGGCCCTGCCTTACACGATCCTGATCCTCTATCCCGCGCTCGTTCGGCTTGACCCAACCTTGACGGAAGCGGCGCGCACGCTCGGCGCATCGCCGGTCAAGGCATTTTTCACGGTCGTCCTACCGACATTGCGCAACACCATTATCGCAACGCTCATCATGGTCTTCATTTTTGCGCTCGGCTCCTATCTGCTGCCACAGATTCTCGGCCGTCCGTCGCACTGGACCTTGTCTGTGCTGATCACCGATCAGGCCGTCTATCAGTCGAACATGCCCTTCGCCGCCGCAATGGCCGTCTTTCTGGTGCTGGTGACGCTTGCCATGGTCGGGCTGACGGTGCTGATCGGCCGGAAGGGAGATGCGGCATGA